From Gottschalkia purinilytica, one genomic window encodes:
- the hprK gene encoding HPr(Ser) kinase/phosphatase, producing the protein MQSIPIHELMKHMNLEIIYRPEGVEKVSISGIELNRPGLQLTGFLDYFIYERIQVMGNQEKEYLLSLDKETRRNRLEKFFQYPIPATVVTGKLDIFPEIVELAKLYERLIFRTDLPTTKFISKLMAYLEDVLAPRITIHGVLVEVFGMGVLIMGKSGVGKSETALELIKRGHRLVADDAVEITNTEEMLKGTSPALIRHFMEIRGIGILDIKRLYGVGAVKTWEAIDLVVELEHWDQQKEYDRVGFDESYMDILGIKIPKITVPVQPGRNLAMIVEVAARNARQKQFGYNAAVELDRKLREELEKRKKMLNEGTNS; encoded by the coding sequence ATGCAATCAATTCCAATACATGAACTAATGAAACATATGAATTTAGAAATAATATATAGACCAGAGGGAGTAGAAAAAGTAAGTATATCTGGTATAGAATTAAATAGACCTGGGTTACAACTAACAGGATTTTTAGACTACTTTATATATGAAAGAATACAGGTAATGGGTAATCAAGAGAAAGAATACCTATTATCGTTAGATAAAGAAACTAGAAGAAATAGACTTGAAAAGTTTTTTCAATATCCCATACCTGCTACGGTAGTTACTGGGAAACTAGATATTTTTCCGGAAATAGTAGAATTAGCAAAATTATACGAGAGACTTATTTTTAGAACTGATCTTCCAACTACAAAATTCATAAGCAAGCTTATGGCATATTTAGAAGATGTGTTAGCACCTAGGATAACTATACATGGAGTTTTGGTAGAAGTATTTGGAATGGGTGTATTAATTATGGGGAAGAGTGGTGTTGGTAAGAGTGAAACTGCACTGGAACTTATAAAAAGAGGTCATAGGCTAGTCGCAGATGATGCTGTAGAAATAACAAATACAGAAGAAATGTTAAAAGGAACATCACCAGCTCTTATAAGACATTTTATGGAGATAAGAGGGATCGGAATATTAGATATAAAAAGATTATATGGGGTTGGAGCTGTAAAAACATGGGAAGCTATAGATCTAGTAGTAGAACTAGAACATTGGGATCAACAAAAAGAATATGATAGAGTTGGATTTGATGAGTCCTATATGGATATACTAGGTATAAAGATACCGAAGATTACGGTACCAGTTCAACCAGGTAGAAATTTAGCTATGATTGTAGAAGTAGCAGCGAGAAATGCTAGACAAAAACAATTTGGATATAATGCAGCAGTGGAACTAGATAGAAAGCTAAGAGAAGAACTTGAGAAAAGAAAGAAAATGTTAAATGAAGGTACAAACAGTTAA
- the uvrC gene encoding excinuclease ABC subunit UvrC, with product MFNIEEELKKLPDKPGVYLMKNNEGQIIYVGKAISLKKRVRQYFQSSKNHTPKVNAMVKNISEFEYIITDTEVEALILEANLIKKHKPKYNILLRDDKQYPYIKITTNEKYPRVIKTRKILKDGAKYFGPYTSTGAVNDTLDIIHNLYHIRTCKLNLDDGPKLQRPCLNYFIGKCLGPCYEHVDYDKYMEMINEILMFLNGKEDKLIEIIEEKMNNASKELDFESAAKYRDQINSLRHILEKQKIVSATLIDQDIIGMARGIDEVCVQVFFVRSGKIMGREHYMIDNTEHMEREEILSSFVKQFYLGTSYIPKEILLEEEIEDVDTISKWLRDKRGSKVVLKVPKRGDKNELMEMVRKNALDTLNQYSDRIKKKKNDNEKSLREIADALKLEYIPRRIEAFDISNIQGVQSVGSMVVFEDGLPKNRDYRRFKIKSVIGPDDYSSMEEVIYRRFDRGLKEKQMLLENKINVESFSVFPQLIMIDGGKGQVNIAKKVLEKLGINIPTCGLVKDDFHRTRGIIYEGKEVILPVGSSGFKLITRIQDEAHRFAISYHRSLRTKNLMQSVLDDIPGIGEKRKKILLKEFGTIENIRNASVHELASIEGMNKKVAEEVYNFFKK from the coding sequence TTGTTTAATATAGAAGAAGAGTTAAAAAAACTGCCAGATAAACCAGGCGTATACTTAATGAAAAATAATGAAGGACAGATAATATATGTTGGTAAAGCAATTTCATTAAAAAAAAGAGTCAGACAATATTTTCAGTCTTCTAAAAATCATACGCCAAAAGTGAATGCAATGGTAAAAAATATATCAGAATTTGAGTATATTATAACAGATACAGAAGTAGAAGCACTCATATTAGAAGCAAATCTTATAAAAAAACATAAGCCAAAGTACAATATTTTATTAAGAGATGATAAACAGTATCCTTATATAAAAATTACTACTAATGAAAAATATCCGAGAGTTATAAAGACAAGAAAAATACTTAAGGATGGAGCTAAATATTTTGGTCCATATACTAGTACAGGAGCAGTTAACGATACATTAGATATTATACACAATTTATATCATATAAGGACATGTAAACTTAATTTAGATGATGGACCTAAACTTCAAAGACCATGCTTAAATTATTTCATAGGAAAATGCTTAGGCCCATGTTATGAGCACGTTGATTATGATAAATACATGGAAATGATAAATGAAATATTAATGTTCTTAAATGGAAAAGAAGATAAGCTTATAGAGATAATAGAAGAAAAAATGAATAATGCTTCTAAAGAATTGGATTTTGAAAGTGCTGCTAAATATAGAGATCAGATTAATTCATTAAGACATATACTTGAAAAACAAAAAATAGTATCAGCAACTTTAATAGATCAAGATATTATAGGAATGGCAAGAGGAATAGATGAAGTATGTGTTCAAGTTTTCTTTGTTAGATCGGGAAAAATTATGGGAAGAGAACACTACATGATAGATAATACTGAACATATGGAAAGAGAAGAAATATTAAGTTCATTCGTTAAGCAATTTTATCTAGGTACTTCCTATATTCCTAAAGAAATATTGTTAGAAGAAGAGATCGAAGATGTCGATACGATAAGTAAGTGGTTAAGGGACAAAAGAGGGTCTAAAGTAGTGTTGAAAGTTCCAAAACGTGGGGATAAAAATGAACTTATGGAAATGGTAAGAAAAAATGCTTTGGATACTCTTAATCAATATTCAGACAGAATAAAAAAGAAAAAAAATGATAATGAAAAATCTTTAAGAGAAATTGCTGATGCGTTAAAATTAGAATATATACCAAGAAGAATAGAAGCATTTGATATATCTAATATTCAAGGAGTACAATCAGTTGGATCAATGGTAGTATTTGAAGATGGACTACCTAAAAATAGAGACTATAGGAGATTTAAAATTAAATCAGTCATAGGTCCAGATGATTATAGTAGCATGGAGGAAGTGATATATAGAAGATTCGATAGGGGACTTAAAGAAAAACAAATGCTACTTGAAAATAAAATAAACGTAGAAAGCTTTTCTGTTTTTCCTCAACTGATAATGATAGATGGAGGAAAAGGACAAGTAAATATTGCAAAAAAAGTATTAGAAAAACTGGGTATAAATATACCAACTTGTGGTTTGGTGAAAGATGATTTTCATAGAACAAGAGGAATTATATATGAGGGGAAAGAAGTTATATTACCGGTAGGAAGTAGTGGATTTAAATTAATAACTAGAATACAAGATGAAGCACACAGATTTGCAATAAGTTATCATAGAAGTTTAAGAACAAAGAATCTTATGCAATCAGTATTAGATGATATACCAGGAATAGGAGAAAAGAGAAAAAAGATTCTATTAAAGGAATTTGGAACAATTGAAAACATAAGAAATGCTTCTGTACATGAGCTAGCTTCCATTGAGGGAATGAATAAAAAGGTGGCAGAAGAGGTATATAACTTTTTCAAAAAATAA
- a CDS encoding YcxB family protein yields the protein MQLNYIIEKQDHIDFNMFHIKHSRTMRRSLIIQKYLFPIIFLLIPYPFSLSSGIPIWYWLCWFIPASILWIALYEKYAKWMVARRISKMLNEGKNSAVPLSVTLEITEDYIIEKSDKGEAKINLKEIESIELDKKHIYIYISAVSAVIVPNSAFKDETEKEEFVKKIKLLYEKTLS from the coding sequence ATGCAGCTTAATTATATTATTGAAAAACAAGACCACATAGATTTCAATATGTTTCACATTAAACATTCTAGAACAATGAGAAGATCTTTAATAATACAGAAATACTTATTTCCTATAATATTTTTATTAATACCTTATCCTTTTTCTTTATCCAGTGGAATACCCATATGGTATTGGTTGTGTTGGTTTATACCTGCATCTATATTATGGATAGCTCTGTATGAAAAATATGCTAAGTGGATGGTAGCGAGAAGAATATCTAAAATGCTTAATGAAGGAAAGAATAGTGCCGTACCTTTAAGTGTAACTTTAGAGATAACGGAAGATTATATTATTGAAAAAAGCGATAAAGGAGAAGCTAAGATTAATCTAAAAGAAATAGAGTCGATAGAATTAGATAAAAAACATATTTACATATATATTAGCGCCGTTTCAGCAGTAATTGTTCCTAATTCAGCATTTAAAGATGAAACTGAAAAAGAAGAATTTGTAAAGAAAATAAAGCTACTTTATGAAAAGACCCTATCATAA
- the uvrA gene encoding excinuclease ABC subunit UvrA: MAKDKIIVKGAQEHNLKNVDLEIPRDKFIVFTGLSGSGKSSLAFDTIYAEGQRRYVESLSSYARQFLGQMEKPDVEYIEGLSPAISIDQKTTNRNPRSTVGTVTEIYDYLRLLFARIGTPYCYKCGKEIVSQTIDQMVDQILELEERTKIQLLAPIVRGKKGEHQKILENIRKEGFVRVRIDGETKDLGEEIKLDKNKKHSIEVVVDRIIVKEGIEQRLTDSLETVLKLSDGLAIVDVIGERELLFSQKFSCPDCGIGIDEISPRMFSFNSPFGMCNTCNGLGSHMKVDPELVIPNQNLSINQGAIAPFSNTSDETYYFQMFKSIAEYHNVSLDTPLKDAPKEFIDEILYGTGERKVKFEFDSRFSGWKTYEGTFEGVVPNLERRYGETSSEYMKEKIESFMSIKDCPKCGGSRLKPEILAIKINELNITDFTKLSVRQALDFIDNLKLSEKEEIIANQILKEIRERLKFLVDVGLDYLTLSRNAGTLSGGESQRIRLATQIGSSLVGVLYVLDEPSIGLHQRDNDRLLKTLRNLTDLGNTLIVVEHDEDTMYCADHIVDIGPGAGVHGGHIIAQGTVEEIKKCEESITGQYLSGRKKIEVPLERRKPNGNWIEVVGASENNLKNVNVKIPLGVFTSITGVSGSGKSTLINEILYKGLAQKLHRLKQKPGKHKTIKGIDNIDKIIEIDQSPIGRTPRSNPATYTGVFDQIRDVFSMTPEAKSRGYQKGRFSFNVKGGRCEACKGDGIIKIEMHFLPDVYVPCEVCKGKRYNRETLQVKYKGKTISEILDMTVEESLEFFDNIPSIKRKIETMNEVGLGYIKLGQPSTQLSGGEAQRIKLATELSKRSTGKTLYILDEPTTGLHTADVHKLIKVLNKLVDAGNAVVVIEHNLDVIKISDYIIDLGPEGGDKGGTIVAQGTPEEVCKVPESYTGHFLSKVLS, from the coding sequence ATGGCTAAAGACAAGATTATAGTAAAGGGAGCACAAGAACATAATTTAAAAAATGTTGACTTAGAGATACCTAGAGATAAATTTATAGTATTTACGGGTTTAAGTGGTTCAGGAAAGTCTTCCTTAGCTTTTGATACTATATATGCAGAAGGTCAAAGAAGATATGTTGAAAGTCTTTCATCATATGCTAGACAATTTTTAGGACAAATGGAAAAGCCAGATGTTGAATATATTGAGGGACTTTCACCTGCTATATCGATAGATCAAAAAACTACAAATAGAAATCCAAGATCTACAGTAGGTACAGTAACTGAGATTTACGATTACTTAAGACTTTTATTTGCAAGAATAGGGACACCTTATTGTTATAAATGTGGGAAAGAAATTGTTTCTCAAACTATAGATCAGATGGTAGATCAAATATTAGAACTTGAAGAAAGAACAAAGATTCAGCTTTTAGCTCCTATTGTAAGAGGAAAAAAAGGAGAACATCAAAAAATATTAGAAAATATACGTAAAGAAGGATTTGTCAGAGTTAGAATAGATGGGGAAACTAAAGATCTAGGAGAAGAAATAAAATTAGATAAAAATAAAAAACATTCTATAGAAGTTGTAGTAGATAGAATAATAGTAAAAGAAGGAATAGAACAAAGACTTACAGATTCATTAGAAACAGTATTAAAGCTTAGTGATGGATTAGCTATAGTAGATGTTATAGGCGAAAGAGAGCTTTTATTTAGCCAAAAGTTTTCATGTCCAGATTGTGGGATAGGAATAGATGAAATTTCACCTAGAATGTTTTCTTTTAACAGTCCTTTTGGAATGTGTAATACTTGTAATGGATTAGGTAGCCATATGAAAGTAGACCCAGAATTGGTTATACCAAACCAAAATTTATCTATAAACCAAGGAGCTATTGCGCCTTTTTCAAATACTTCTGATGAAACATATTATTTTCAAATGTTTAAATCAATAGCTGAGTATCATAATGTAAGCTTAGATACACCTTTAAAAGATGCTCCAAAAGAATTTATAGATGAAATACTATATGGGACAGGAGAAAGAAAAGTTAAATTTGAATTTGATAGTAGATTTAGTGGATGGAAAACTTATGAAGGGACTTTTGAAGGTGTAGTACCTAATTTAGAAAGAAGATATGGAGAGACTTCTTCTGAATATATGAAGGAAAAGATAGAAAGCTTTATGAGTATAAAAGACTGTCCTAAATGTGGTGGTTCAAGATTAAAGCCAGAGATCTTAGCTATAAAAATAAATGAATTAAATATAACTGATTTTACAAAATTATCGGTAAGACAAGCATTAGATTTTATAGACAATCTAAAACTTTCAGAAAAAGAAGAAATTATAGCAAATCAAATATTAAAAGAAATAAGAGAAAGACTTAAGTTTTTAGTAGATGTTGGATTAGATTATCTTACACTTTCAAGAAATGCAGGAACTCTTTCAGGAGGAGAATCTCAAAGAATTAGACTTGCAACACAAATAGGGTCTAGTTTAGTAGGGGTATTATATGTATTAGATGAGCCAAGTATAGGACTTCATCAAAGAGATAACGACAGACTTTTAAAAACCTTAAGAAATCTTACAGATTTGGGAAATACGCTTATAGTAGTTGAACATGATGAAGATACAATGTATTGTGCTGATCACATTGTAGATATTGGACCAGGTGCAGGAGTACACGGAGGGCATATAATAGCTCAAGGTACTGTAGAGGAAATTAAGAAATGTGAGGAATCTATAACAGGACAATATCTAAGTGGAAGGAAAAAAATAGAGGTACCTTTAGAAAGAAGAAAACCTAATGGAAATTGGATAGAAGTTGTAGGTGCTAGTGAAAATAATCTAAAAAATGTTAATGTAAAAATTCCACTAGGTGTATTTACATCTATAACAGGAGTTTCGGGTTCAGGAAAGAGTACGCTAATAAATGAAATACTATACAAAGGATTAGCTCAAAAGCTTCATAGGCTAAAACAGAAACCAGGAAAGCATAAAACTATAAAAGGTATAGATAACATAGACAAAATAATAGAAATAGATCAATCACCTATAGGTAGAACACCTAGATCAAATCCTGCAACATATACAGGTGTTTTTGACCAGATAAGAGATGTATTTTCAATGACACCAGAAGCTAAATCTAGAGGTTATCAAAAAGGAAGATTTAGTTTTAATGTAAAAGGTGGAAGGTGTGAAGCTTGTAAAGGTGATGGAATCATAAAAATAGAAATGCACTTTTTACCAGATGTATATGTACCTTGTGAAGTATGTAAGGGAAAAAGGTATAATAGAGAGACACTACAAGTAAAATATAAAGGGAAGACAATATCTGAAATTTTAGATATGACTGTAGAGGAATCATTAGAATTTTTCGATAATATTCCAAGTATAAAAAGAAAAATAGAGACTATGAATGAAGTAGGACTAGGATATATAAAATTAGGTCAGCCATCTACTCAATTATCAGGGGGAGAAGCTCAAAGAATAAAACTTGCTACAGAGTTAAGTAAAAGAAGTACAGGAAAAACTTTATATATACTAGATGAACCAACAACAGGACTTCATACAGCAGATGTTCATAAGCTTATAAAAGTATTAAATAAGCTAGTAGATGCTGGAAATGCAGTAGTAGTTATAGAACATAACTTAGATGTAATAAAGATATCTGACTATATAATAGATTTAGGACCAGAAGGTGGAGATAAAGGTGGAACTATAGTAGCTCAAGGAACACCAGAAGAAGTATGTAAAGTACCTGAGTCTTATACAGGACATTTTTTAAGTAAGGTACTGTCTTAA
- the uvrB gene encoding excinuclease ABC subunit UvrB: MDKFKIKSEFKPTGDQPQAIEKLSKGILQGVKQQTLLGVTGSGKTFTMANIIEKVQKPTIIIAHNKTLAAQLASEFKEFFPDNAVEYFVSYYDYYQPEAYVPHTDTYIEKDASINDEIDKLRHSATAGLFDRKDVIIVASVSCIYGLGDPIDYENLVVSLRPGMTKDREEVIRKLIDIQYERNDINFVRGTFRVRGDVIEIFPASSNENAIRVEFFGDEIDRITEVNALTGEIIGLRSHISIFPASHFATSQDKVERAIKTIEIELEERLKELESEDKLLEAQRLKQRTMYDIEMLREMGFCQGIENYSRHISGRPAGSKPYTLLDYFPEDYLMIIDESHVTIPQVRGMYAGDRSRKMTLVDYGFRLPSALDNRPLKFDEFEDHINQILYVSATPGPYELEHSQEIVEQIIRPTGLLDPEIEVRPTKNQIDNLIKEINIRTERNERVLITTLTKKMSEDLTNYFKEIGIKVKYLHSDIKTIERMEIIRDLRLGKFDVLIGINLLREGLDIPEVSLVAILDADKEGFLRSETSMIQTIGRAARNAEGKVIMYADKITNSMRNAINETNRRRKIQTEYNEEHGIVPKTIEKGIRDVIEATKVAEESEKYGVDTSQNISVEDINDAIAKLETEMMEAAESLQFERAAELRDKIEELKKMTN, translated from the coding sequence TTGGATAAATTTAAAATAAAATCGGAGTTTAAACCAACTGGGGATCAACCTCAAGCTATAGAAAAATTAAGTAAAGGAATATTGCAAGGTGTAAAACAGCAAACATTATTAGGGGTTACTGGATCGGGAAAAACTTTTACAATGGCAAATATAATTGAAAAAGTTCAGAAGCCTACAATAATAATTGCACATAATAAGACTTTAGCTGCACAGCTTGCTAGTGAGTTTAAGGAGTTTTTTCCAGATAACGCAGTAGAATATTTTGTGAGTTATTATGATTACTATCAACCAGAAGCATATGTTCCACATACAGATACTTATATAGAAAAAGATGCATCTATAAATGATGAAATAGATAAATTAAGACACTCTGCGACTGCTGGATTGTTTGATAGAAAAGATGTAATAATAGTCGCTAGTGTTTCATGTATATATGGACTTGGTGACCCTATTGACTATGAAAATCTAGTAGTATCACTAAGACCAGGTATGACTAAAGATAGAGAAGAAGTCATTAGGAAGCTTATAGATATTCAATACGAAAGAAATGACATAAATTTTGTGAGGGGAACTTTTAGAGTAAGAGGCGATGTTATAGAGATATTCCCAGCTTCCTCTAATGAAAATGCTATAAGAGTTGAGTTTTTTGGAGATGAAATAGATAGAATAACAGAAGTTAATGCACTTACTGGAGAAATAATAGGCCTTAGAAGCCATATATCTATATTTCCTGCTTCTCACTTTGCTACATCCCAAGATAAAGTTGAGAGAGCTATAAAGACTATAGAAATAGAATTAGAAGAGAGATTAAAAGAGTTAGAAAGTGAAGATAAGCTTCTTGAAGCTCAAAGACTAAAACAACGAACTATGTATGATATAGAAATGCTTAGGGAAATGGGATTTTGTCAAGGAATAGAAAACTATTCAAGACATATAAGTGGAAGACCCGCAGGAAGTAAGCCATATACATTATTAGATTACTTCCCAGAAGATTATCTTATGATTATAGATGAATCACATGTTACTATACCTCAAGTAAGGGGTATGTATGCAGGTGACCGTTCTAGAAAAATGACATTAGTAGATTATGGATTTAGATTACCATCGGCTTTAGACAATAGACCATTAAAGTTTGATGAATTTGAGGATCATATTAATCAAATATTGTATGTGAGTGCTACACCAGGACCTTATGAATTAGAACATTCTCAAGAAATAGTAGAACAAATTATTAGACCTACTGGACTATTAGATCCAGAAATAGAGGTAAGACCAACTAAAAATCAAATCGATAATTTAATTAAAGAGATAAATATTAGAACAGAAAGAAATGAGAGAGTGCTTATAACAACTCTTACTAAGAAAATGTCAGAAGATCTTACTAACTATTTTAAAGAAATAGGTATTAAAGTTAAATATCTTCACTCAGATATTAAGACCATAGAGCGTATGGAAATAATAAGAGATTTGAGATTAGGAAAGTTTGATGTGTTGATTGGAATCAACCTTTTAAGAGAAGGACTAGATATACCAGAAGTATCTTTAGTAGCAATATTAGATGCTGATAAAGAAGGATTTTTAAGATCTGAAACATCTATGATACAAACAATAGGTAGAGCTGCTAGAAATGCCGAAGGTAAGGTTATAATGTATGCTGATAAAATTACAAATTCAATGAGAAATGCTATAAATGAAACAAACAGAAGGAGGAAAATTCAAACTGAATATAATGAAGAACATGGAATAGTTCCTAAAACTATAGAAAAAGGAATTAGAGATGTTATAGAAGCAACTAAAGTAGCTGAAGAGTCAGAAAAATATGGAGTAGATACTTCTCAAAATATTTCAGTAGAAGACATTAATGATGCTATAGCCAAGCTTGAAACAGAAATGATGGAAGCTGCTGAAAGCTTACAGTTTGAAAGAGCAGCAGAACTTAGAGATAAAATAGAAGAATTAAAGAAAATGACTAACTAA
- a CDS encoding lipoprotein has product MRKSLLVFSVVLTLSGCSQKNTLTNMLSNSKNENKSIENNIDFTVEKTTLSKGYNLTEPNVEVVKDSSDSLILANLGILECSDIKVDKITEYNNQVNIYTSIINDKENDSIVVPQILINMKNIPNANLKDLTFNIVRSNYETINLNHSINQSLDTIYNQFNLSPTSIPQTTLTKERDRYYWDIQILNAFKKEDLDSSIVNFSTRVDSFTGKLINTNENNISNIIDKGNILNFTENRFLLYAQKSYINKKAVETLWIYDTETNIKKKIFLTDKSIVKANLNLNLNKVAVIESIDNITSLSVIDLNNLYVKELSSGKHNNTSNIKWHNNDLYAIVNDKNNLSSIISYDINTNKENIIYSSKTKLSTFDLIDNSILFSTFNEDKSLSEVFIYNENEKPLKIDNGTNAKFIDKNKVMYIKENKDISNIYLYNIKEDNKDLLTNQNIINYSFKSKDDIYFIGKNKDNMNFLLLTYNYKNNVISPISNWISNNIYYSPYNNMIYFSITPPESNSGNETIYSININNLHKKD; this is encoded by the coding sequence GTGAGAAAATCATTATTAGTATTTTCTGTCGTTTTAACTTTGTCAGGTTGTAGCCAAAAAAACACTTTAACTAATATGTTAAGTAATAGTAAAAATGAAAATAAGTCTATAGAAAATAATATTGATTTTACAGTAGAGAAAACTACTCTTTCTAAAGGATATAATCTAACAGAACCCAATGTAGAAGTTGTTAAGGATTCTTCAGATTCACTGATTTTAGCTAATTTGGGCATTTTAGAATGCTCTGATATTAAAGTTGATAAAATAACAGAATATAATAACCAAGTAAATATATATACAAGTATTATAAATGATAAAGAAAATGATAGTATTGTTGTTCCTCAAATACTAATAAATATGAAGAATATACCAAATGCTAATCTTAAAGATTTAACTTTCAACATAGTAAGGTCTAATTATGAAACAATAAATCTAAATCATAGTATCAATCAATCTCTAGATACAATATACAATCAATTTAATTTATCTCCTACCTCTATACCGCAAACTACGCTTACGAAAGAAAGAGATCGATATTATTGGGATATTCAAATTTTAAATGCGTTTAAAAAAGAAGATTTAGATAGTTCTATAGTTAATTTTAGTACAAGAGTTGATTCTTTCACAGGAAAGCTTATAAATACTAATGAAAATAATATCTCTAACATAATAGATAAAGGAAACATACTAAACTTTACTGAAAATAGATTTTTATTATATGCTCAAAAATCATATATAAATAAAAAGGCTGTGGAAACTTTATGGATATATGATACAGAAACTAATATCAAGAAAAAGATATTTTTAACCGATAAGTCTATTGTTAAAGCCAATCTTAATTTAAACTTAAATAAAGTAGCTGTTATTGAAAGTATAGATAACATTACTTCACTATCTGTCATAGATTTAAATAATCTTTATGTCAAAGAGTTATCTTCAGGAAAACATAATAATACTAGTAATATAAAATGGCATAATAATGATCTTTATGCTATTGTTAATGATAAAAATAATCTTTCATCTATTATTTCATATGATATTAATACTAATAAAGAAAATATTATTTATTCTAGTAAAACAAAGCTATCAACATTTGATTTAATAGATAATTCTATTTTATTTTCAACTTTTAATGAAGATAAGAGTTTATCAGAAGTGTTTATTTATAATGAAAATGAAAAACCATTGAAAATTGATAACGGAACAAATGCAAAGTTTATTGATAAAAATAAGGTTATGTACATAAAAGAAAATAAAGATATCTCTAATATATATTTATATAATATAAAAGAAGATAATAAAGATTTATTAACAAATCAAAACATAATAAACTATTCTTTTAAAAGCAAAGATGACATTTATTTTATTGGAAAAAACAAAGATAATATGAACTTTCTGTTACTTACATATAATTATAAAAATAATGTTATTTCTCCTATATCTAATTGGATAAGTAACAACATATACTATAGTCCTTATAATAATATGATATATTTTAGTATAACTCCACCTGAATCAAATTCTGGTAATGAAACAATATATTCTATTAACATCAACAACTTACATAAAAAAGATTAA
- a CDS encoding PDZ domain-containing protein produces MGNIFKILEIIILNILTVIKSPSLIIISIVLYIQYKKLSKLEKQILGRNKESIFYRIVTSIIFGIIGGVIGSLVIMLLGVTIEIKDFNYALLVSIVLMLIDQRFVCFAYSGGLIGIVSLLTGKLNVNIPSLMAVVGILHLVESFLVLIDGDRIKIPMFLEKKGVVVGAFNMARYWPIPITMLLAISQGINNNFVDMPSWWPLFAKQEVSSYINEISYAITGVVAILGYGDNTITKDCKTKKRKISKDLFLFSLSLILLSIIAIKIYIFKYIVVLFAPIAHEIIIRKNNREELNKDPFFTPTTRGVRVLDILPNSVGEKLGIKSGNVIVSMNGKNINSKVDIIEILSRFPTSIFISYYNNNGKIVSQIYKNSKRGVSDLGILIVPQNSNIVFKLQDKTTIQKIFTKIKGSFNI; encoded by the coding sequence ATGGGAAATATTTTTAAGATACTTGAGATTATTATACTGAATATATTAACAGTAATAAAATCACCTTCACTTATTATAATATCCATAGTTTTATATATTCAATATAAAAAATTATCAAAACTTGAAAAGCAAATATTAGGAAGAAATAAAGAGAGTATTTTTTATAGAATAGTAACTTCAATAATATTTGGAATAATAGGAGGAGTAATAGGAAGTTTAGTGATAATGCTATTAGGAGTAACTATAGAAATAAAAGACTTTAACTATGCACTTTTAGTTTCTATCGTATTAATGTTAATAGATCAAAGATTTGTATGTTTTGCTTACTCAGGTGGATTAATTGGTATAGTAAGTTTATTAACAGGGAAATTAAACGTTAATATACCAAGTTTAATGGCTGTTGTAGGAATACTACATTTGGTAGAAAGCTTTTTAGTGCTAATTGATGGAGATAGAATTAAAATACCTATGTTTCTTGAGAAAAAAGGAGTAGTAGTGGGAGCTTTTAATATGGCAAGATATTGGCCTATACCTATTACTATGCTTTTAGCTATATCTCAAGGAATAAATAATAACTTTGTTGATATGCCAAGCTGGTGGCCACTATTTGCTAAACAGGAAGTATCTAGCTATATTAATGAGATTTCATATGCTATAACAGGAGTTGTTGCAATTTTAGGATATGGAGATAATACTATAACAAAAGATTGTAAAACAAAGAAAAGAAAAATTTCAAAAGACTTATTTCTATTTAGTCTAAGTCTTATTTTATTGTCAATCATTGCCATAAAAATATATATTTTCAAATATATAGTAGTTTTATTTGCACCAATAGCTCATGAAATTATAATTAGAAAAAATAATAGAGAGGAATTAAATAAAGATCCTTTTTTCACTCCTACTACAAGAGGAGTAAGAGTTTTAGATATACTACCTAATAGTGTTGGAGAAAAATTAGGAATAAAATCAGGGAATGTTATAGTATCAATGAATGGTAAAAATATTAATAGCAAAGTAGATATAATTGAAATATTATCTCGTTTTCCAACTTCTATATTTATTAGCTATTATAATAACAATGGCAAGATAGTCAGTCAAATATATAAAAACTCTAAAAGAGGAGTGTCTGACTTAGGAATATTAATAGTTCCGCAGAACTCAAACATTGTATTTAAATTACAAGATAAAACTACAATTCAGAAGATATTTACCAAAATTAAAGGAAGCTTTAACATATAA